Proteins encoded within one genomic window of Flavobacterium oreochromis:
- a CDS encoding adenylosuccinate synthase, producing the protein MTVDLLLGLQWGDEGKGKIVDVLTSKYDIIARFQGGPNAGHTLEFDGIKHVLRTIPSGIFHKNSINIIGNGVVIDPVVFQKEIEGLEKFNMDIKSKLLISRKAHLILPTHRLLDAASETAKGKAKIGSTLKGIGPTYMDKTGRNGLRVGDIEMSDFIEKYRSLANKHEEMIKFYDVNIQYNLPEMEKEFFEAIEGLKKLTFIDSEEFLAKAQKEGKSILCEGAQGSLLDVDFGTYPFVTSSNTTAAGACTGLGIAPNKIKDVFGIFKAYTTRVGSGPFPTEDFGTDGETMAKVGNEFGSVTGRARRCGWLDLVALKYAIQINGVTQLMMMKGDVLSGFETLKVCTAYNYKGETLKHLPFSIEEENLTPIYTEFKGWKADLTGMNTFEELPNELKDYIGFIEKELEVPIMIISVGPDRKQTIIKS; encoded by the coding sequence ATGACTGTAGACTTACTACTAGGATTACAATGGGGTGATGAAGGCAAAGGAAAAATTGTCGATGTGCTAACCTCTAAATACGATATTATAGCTCGTTTTCAAGGAGGCCCAAATGCGGGACATACACTTGAATTTGATGGAATTAAACATGTTTTACGTACAATTCCATCTGGTATTTTTCATAAAAACTCAATCAATATCATTGGAAATGGTGTTGTTATTGATCCTGTTGTTTTTCAAAAAGAAATTGAAGGACTTGAAAAATTCAACATGGACATTAAGTCTAAATTATTAATTTCAAGAAAAGCTCATCTAATTTTACCTACGCATCGCTTATTAGACGCTGCTTCTGAAACAGCTAAAGGAAAAGCTAAAATTGGCTCTACTTTAAAAGGAATTGGCCCTACTTATATGGATAAAACAGGACGCAATGGTTTAAGAGTTGGAGATATTGAAATGTCTGATTTTATCGAAAAATATCGTTCTCTAGCTAACAAGCATGAAGAAATGATTAAATTTTACGATGTAAACATTCAATACAATCTTCCTGAAATGGAAAAAGAGTTTTTTGAAGCCATAGAAGGATTAAAAAAACTAACTTTTATTGACAGTGAAGAGTTTTTAGCAAAAGCTCAAAAAGAAGGCAAATCCATTCTTTGTGAAGGAGCACAAGGTTCTTTATTAGATGTTGACTTTGGAACGTATCCTTTTGTAACCTCGTCTAATACTACTGCTGCTGGAGCTTGTACAGGTTTAGGGATTGCTCCTAACAAAATAAAAGATGTATTTGGCATTTTTAAAGCCTACACTACTCGCGTAGGCTCTGGACCATTCCCTACAGAAGATTTTGGCACAGATGGCGAAACTATGGCAAAAGTCGGCAATGAATTTGGTTCTGTAACAGGTCGTGCTAGACGTTGCGGATGGCTCGATTTAGTAGCCCTAAAATATGCAATTCAAATAAACGGAGTAACACAATTAATGATGATGAAAGGCGATGTTCTTTCTGGATTTGAAACATTAAAAGTTTGCACTGCTTATAATTACAAAGGAGAAACCCTAAAACATTTACCTTTTTCTATTGAAGAAGAAAACCTTACCCCTATTTATACTGAATTTAAAGGATGGAAAGCCGACTTAACAGGAATGAATACCTTTGAAGAGCTACCTAATGAATTAAAAGACTATATAGGATTCATTGAAAAAGAATTAGAAGTTCCTATCATGATTATATCTGTTGGTCCAGACAGGAAACAGACAATTATTAAATCCTAA